A single genomic interval of Alistipes provencensis harbors:
- a CDS encoding HEAT repeat domain-containing protein — MKRYLLAIVLLLPFILQAKVTVEKPRSKQPTSFAIVVDQATYDKTTPQLHAYRDALEADGLSTYILRDDWQTPEQVRAQLIELMRKTAKRSPLEGVVFVGEIPIAMVRNAQHMTTAFKMDEQNFPMIQSSVPSDRYYDCPDLRFELIARDSTDRLLSYFNLACDSPQQLAPAFYSGRIRYPEQLGGDKYEGIARYLEKVVAERGKVDQLDCLVTYAGDGYNSDCLVCWMDERIALDENFPLTNTRKAENLRQLNFRMDDYMKYRVFDELVRPEVDAMFFNEHGSPDKQHVGNYKTEPDSFEGQYSQLKAEISIALYMERRKGEKADMEGAKQYFKEKYHLTDAFFEEKEKDDGAKAKGDQTIISLEDLATLATQPRFVMLNACYNGSFHKPGYITGYYIFGPGRTVVTQGNTVNVLQDRWTYEMVGLLSHGVRVGQYNRLIASLEGHIIGDPAFRFRPVEPNTLATDMVTRKGDAAYWRSLLASSPWADVQSLSLRMLTDAGAISAGELLEFMKQSPLATTRMECLKLIGRSGDEEIFAQAIIRGLKDRYELLRRNAATYAWQSGRPELLPALADIYVNDSESKRVAYIVLKGLELFPGKEVEQALRTAVEASAYPDHDAKFAELREEVAREQEMKARQQNLLFNGKTLKSRISAIRSMRNNTYHELVPDLLKLVADASQPLELRVNTAECLGWFVHTPRRAEIIAACQQMAADKSLEKELRDELTQTAIRLGNTPSKPTR, encoded by the coding sequence ATGAAAAGATATTTATTGGCAATCGTCCTGCTGCTGCCGTTCATCCTGCAAGCCAAAGTTACAGTCGAAAAGCCCCGCAGCAAGCAGCCGACATCGTTCGCAATCGTTGTCGATCAGGCAACCTACGACAAAACCACCCCGCAGCTCCACGCCTACCGCGATGCTCTGGAGGCCGACGGCCTCTCGACCTACATTCTCCGCGACGACTGGCAGACCCCCGAGCAGGTGCGTGCGCAGCTCATCGAACTGATGCGCAAAACAGCCAAACGCTCGCCGCTCGAAGGCGTGGTCTTCGTGGGCGAAATTCCGATCGCCATGGTGCGCAATGCCCAGCATATGACCACGGCGTTCAAAATGGACGAGCAGAATTTCCCGATGATCCAGTCGTCGGTCCCCTCCGACCGCTACTACGACTGCCCTGACCTGCGGTTCGAACTGATCGCCCGCGACAGTACGGACCGGCTGCTCTCCTATTTCAACCTCGCCTGCGATTCGCCGCAGCAGCTCGCTCCCGCATTCTACTCGGGGCGCATCCGCTATCCCGAACAGCTCGGAGGCGACAAGTATGAGGGAATAGCCCGCTATCTGGAAAAGGTCGTCGCCGAACGCGGCAAGGTCGATCAGCTCGACTGTCTGGTAACCTATGCCGGAGACGGTTACAATTCCGACTGTCTGGTTTGCTGGATGGACGAACGCATTGCGCTCGACGAAAACTTCCCGCTGACCAATACCCGCAAGGCCGAGAACCTGCGCCAGCTCAATTTCCGGATGGACGACTACATGAAATACCGGGTTTTCGACGAACTGGTACGTCCGGAGGTCGATGCGATGTTCTTCAACGAACACGGATCGCCCGACAAACAGCATGTCGGCAATTACAAGACCGAGCCCGACAGTTTCGAAGGACAGTACAGCCAGCTCAAGGCCGAAATTTCAATCGCCCTGTACATGGAGCGGCGCAAGGGAGAGAAGGCCGACATGGAGGGAGCCAAACAATATTTCAAGGAGAAATACCACCTGACCGACGCTTTCTTCGAAGAGAAGGAAAAGGACGACGGCGCGAAGGCCAAGGGCGACCAGACGATCATCAGCCTCGAAGACCTTGCAACGCTGGCGACGCAGCCGCGCTTCGTGATGCTCAATGCCTGCTACAACGGGTCGTTCCACAAACCCGGATACATCACGGGATATTACATCTTCGGCCCGGGCCGCACGGTGGTCACGCAGGGCAATACGGTCAACGTGCTGCAGGACCGCTGGACCTACGAGATGGTCGGCCTGCTGTCGCACGGCGTGCGCGTCGGACAATATAACCGGCTGATCGCATCGCTCGAAGGGCACATCATCGGCGACCCGGCTTTCCGGTTCCGCCCCGTCGAACCGAATACGCTGGCGACCGACATGGTGACCCGCAAGGGAGATGCCGCCTACTGGCGCAGCCTGCTCGCGAGTTCGCCGTGGGCCGACGTACAGAGCCTCTCGCTGCGGATGCTGACCGACGCCGGGGCGATCTCGGCCGGCGAACTGCTGGAGTTCATGAAACAGTCGCCGCTGGCGACGACCCGCATGGAGTGCCTCAAGCTCATCGGCCGCTCCGGTGACGAAGAGATCTTCGCACAGGCCATCATCCGGGGACTGAAAGACCGTTACGAGCTGCTGCGCCGCAATGCCGCGACCTACGCATGGCAGTCGGGCCGCCCGGAACTGCTGCCTGCATTAGCCGACATCTATGTCAACGACAGCGAATCGAAACGCGTAGCCTACATTGTCCTGAAAGGGCTGGAGCTGTTCCCCGGGAAAGAGGTCGAACAGGCGTTGCGCACGGCCGTCGAGGCTTCGGCATATCCGGATCACGACGCAAAGTTCGCCGAACTCCGGGAGGAGGTCGCACGCGAACAGGAGATGAAGGCCCGTCAGCAGAACCTGCTGTTCAACGGCAAGACGCTCAAAAGCCGTATTTCGGCCATCCGTTCGATGCGCAACAACACCTATCACGAACTGGTGCCCGATCTGCTGAAACTCGTGGCAGACGCTTCGCAGCCCCTCGAACTGCGGGTCAACACGGCCGAATGTCTGGGCTGGTTCGTACACACCCCGCGCCGCGCCGAGATCATCGCCGCCTGCCAGCAAATGGCTGCCGACAAGAGTCTGGAAAAAGAACTCCGCGACGAGCTGACGCAAACCGCGATCCGGCTCGGAAACACCCCATCCAAGCCGACCCGTTAA